One genomic region from Streptomyces sp. NBC_00457 encodes:
- a CDS encoding spherulation-specific family 4 protein: protein MPHLTSTNSSTASTDLRTGFGIPGFAHPLVAPAEWAELTRPGTPVHWAVLNVADGPGSRPDPHCLEAAGRLRNAGLRVLGHLDTTYGARVFGELISEAHRYLDWYQVDGFLLDRCPTEGAALPEVHRTTTTLRAISDDPHIVLGHGTHPHPGYAESADQLVTFSGPWSDYRWSQVAEWTADHPPERFCHLVHGVPLGHLDEALRIARWQGASTIWFTDRTDQGGRTDPWETMPGYWDEIVSRVGTGVSE, encoded by the coding sequence ATGCCGCATCTGACCAGCACCAATTCGAGCACTGCCAGTACTGACCTGCGCACCGGCTTCGGCATCCCGGGTTTCGCGCACCCCCTCGTCGCCCCCGCCGAGTGGGCCGAACTCACCCGCCCCGGCACGCCGGTGCACTGGGCCGTCCTCAACGTCGCCGACGGCCCGGGCAGCCGCCCCGACCCGCACTGCCTGGAAGCGGCCGGCCGGCTCCGCAACGCGGGCCTGCGCGTCCTCGGCCACCTCGACACCACCTACGGCGCCCGGGTCTTCGGTGAGCTGATCTCCGAAGCGCACCGCTATCTCGACTGGTACCAGGTCGACGGCTTCCTCCTGGACCGCTGTCCCACCGAAGGCGCCGCGCTCCCGGAGGTCCACCGCACGACCACCACGCTCCGCGCGATCAGTGACGACCCCCACATCGTCCTCGGCCACGGCACCCATCCCCACCCCGGCTACGCCGAGAGCGCCGACCAACTGGTCACCTTCTCCGGCCCGTGGAGCGACTACCGCTGGTCGCAGGTGGCGGAGTGGACCGCCGACCACCCGCCCGAGCGCTTCTGCCACTTGGTGCACGGAGTACCCCTCGGCCACCTCGACGAGGCCCTGCGCATCGCCCGCTGGCAGGGGGCCTCGACGATCTGGTTCACCGACCGCACGGACCAGGGCGGCCGCACCGACCCCTGGGAGACGATGCCCGGCTACTGGGATGAGATCGTCTCGCGGGTCGGAACGGGTGTCTCGGAATGA
- a CDS encoding NAD-dependent epimerase/dehydratase family protein, with protein MRVLLIGANGYLGRFVADRLLADPAVQLTALGRGDDADVRFDLASGSPGALTRFLDAVHPGVVVNCAGATRGGARELTRHNTVAVATVCEALRRSGCGARLVQIGCGAEYGPSQPGSSTAEDAVPRPGGPYGVSKLAATELVLGSGLDAVVLRVFSPAGPGTPAGSPLGRLAEAMRRAMQSGDGELKLGGLGVQRDFIDVRDVARAVHAASLSAAQGVINIGSGRAVRLRDAAAVLARVAGYGGALHELDGHPGPLRATIGHPRSESDHAAPVAYPYPDGCGSWQQADVRTARDRLGWRPRINLEESLADIWMEAACRI; from the coding sequence ATGAGGGTCCTGCTGATCGGAGCCAACGGCTACCTCGGCCGCTTCGTCGCCGACCGTCTGCTCGCCGACCCGGCCGTCCAGCTCACCGCGCTCGGCCGCGGCGACGACGCGGACGTCCGCTTCGACCTCGCGTCCGGCAGCCCCGGCGCGCTCACCCGCTTCCTCGACGCGGTGCACCCCGGCGTCGTCGTCAACTGTGCCGGCGCCACCCGAGGCGGCGCCCGCGAACTCACCCGCCACAACACCGTCGCCGTGGCCACGGTCTGCGAGGCTCTTCGCCGCAGCGGCTGCGGCGCCCGCCTCGTCCAGATCGGCTGCGGCGCCGAGTACGGGCCCAGCCAGCCCGGCTCCTCCACGGCCGAGGACGCCGTGCCCCGCCCCGGCGGCCCGTACGGCGTCAGCAAACTCGCCGCCACCGAACTCGTCCTCGGCTCCGGCCTGGACGCCGTGGTCCTCCGCGTCTTCTCACCGGCGGGCCCCGGCACCCCCGCCGGCTCCCCGCTCGGCCGCCTGGCGGAGGCCATGCGCCGCGCCATGCAGTCCGGCGACGGCGAACTCAAACTCGGCGGCCTCGGCGTCCAGCGCGACTTCATCGACGTCCGCGACGTCGCCCGCGCCGTGCACGCCGCCTCGCTCTCCGCCGCGCAGGGCGTCATCAACATCGGCTCGGGACGCGCCGTCCGTCTCCGTGACGCCGCGGCGGTCCTCGCGCGCGTGGCCGGATACGGCGGGGCCCTCCATGAACTCGACGGGCACCCAGGCCCCTTGAGGGCCACCATCGGCCACCCCCGCTCCGAATCGGACCACGCGGCCCCCGTCGCGTACCCGTACCCGGACGGCTGCGGCAGCTGGCAGCAGGCCGATGTCCGCACCGCACGCGACCGGCTCGGCTGGCGCCCCCGGATCAACCTCGAAGAATCCCTCGCCGACATCTGGATGGAGGCGGCATGCCGCATCTGA
- a CDS encoding DUF3492 domain-containing protein codes for MRIGLLTEGGYPYVSGDARLWCDRLVRGLEQHEFDVYALSRSARQEDEGWVPLPSQVGRVRTAPLWTAEDDGVRYGRRARRRFADCYGELAAAVCATGGIGAEATPDAGTASEAGATSEADRFGSALYGLAELARDEGGLVGALRSETAVRALERACRARGALRTAREARVPELLTVAAHLERALRPLSLDWYEDDGLGSVDLCHAASGGPAALPGLVARHFSGVPLLVTEYGVQLRTHYLTAGDAAPAVRALLAAFHGRLAAEIYRRAAVITSGNSHARRWQERCGADRDKLRTVYPGMEAARFAEVGEAPECVDPDTLVWVGRIEPTKDLVSLLHAFAEVRKEEPKTRLRIVGTPSGAEGTAYLAHCRALAAQLFPDEAEGPHAVGRNPVAFEEIGGPEAPTLAEAYAGGAVAVLSSVVEGFPIGLVEAMFCGRATVSTDVGAVVEVIGGTGLVVPPRNPRALAEACVALLRDPERRARLGAAARARALELFTVEQNTAAFHGIYLEIVSQCPVRRVVLDATGEPLPFGDPAEAHVPGRWTDPAARVAARGGPGWATGRPPVRAGGPVPATEGAR; via the coding sequence GTGCGCATCGGACTGCTTACGGAGGGTGGCTATCCGTATGTGAGCGGTGACGCCAGGCTCTGGTGCGACCGGCTCGTGCGCGGGCTCGAGCAGCACGAGTTCGATGTCTACGCGCTCAGCCGCAGTGCACGCCAGGAGGACGAGGGCTGGGTGCCGCTGCCGTCGCAGGTCGGCCGGGTGCGGACGGCGCCGCTGTGGACGGCCGAGGACGACGGTGTCCGGTACGGGCGGCGGGCGCGGCGGCGTTTCGCCGACTGCTACGGCGAGTTGGCGGCTGCCGTGTGCGCGACGGGGGGCATCGGGGCGGAGGCCACCCCTGATGCAGGGACCGCCTCTGAGGCAGGCGCCACCTCCGAGGCGGACCGTTTCGGCAGCGCGCTGTACGGGCTCGCCGAACTCGCCCGCGACGAGGGCGGCCTGGTGGGAGCGCTCCGCTCCGAGACCGCCGTACGCGCTCTCGAACGCGCCTGTCGCGCGCGCGGCGCCCTGCGCACGGCGCGGGAGGCGCGCGTACCCGAACTCCTCACCGTCGCCGCGCATCTGGAACGCGCCCTGCGCCCCCTGTCGCTCGACTGGTACGAGGACGACGGGCTCGGCTCGGTCGACCTGTGCCACGCGGCGTCCGGCGGCCCGGCCGCCCTGCCGGGGCTGGTCGCGCGCCACTTCTCGGGCGTACCGCTGCTGGTGACCGAGTACGGCGTACAGCTGCGCACGCACTACCTGACCGCAGGCGACGCGGCGCCCGCCGTACGGGCCCTGCTCGCGGCCTTCCACGGTCGGCTCGCCGCCGAGATCTACCGCCGGGCGGCCGTCATCACGTCCGGCAACTCGCACGCCCGCCGCTGGCAGGAACGCTGCGGCGCCGATCGCGACAAGCTGCGCACGGTCTACCCGGGCATGGAGGCCGCCCGCTTCGCCGAGGTGGGCGAGGCGCCGGAGTGCGTGGATCCGGACACCCTGGTCTGGGTCGGCCGGATCGAACCCACCAAGGATCTGGTCTCCCTGCTGCACGCCTTCGCGGAGGTGCGCAAGGAGGAACCGAAGACCCGGCTGCGGATCGTCGGTACCCCGTCGGGCGCCGAGGGCACGGCCTACCTGGCCCACTGCAGGGCACTCGCCGCCCAGCTCTTCCCGGACGAGGCGGAGGGCCCGCACGCGGTCGGCCGTAACCCGGTGGCCTTCGAGGAGATCGGCGGCCCCGAGGCTCCGACGCTCGCCGAGGCGTACGCCGGGGGAGCGGTGGCGGTCTTGTCCAGCGTCGTGGAGGGCTTCCCGATCGGCCTCGTCGAGGCCATGTTCTGCGGTCGCGCCACGGTGTCCACCGACGTCGGCGCCGTCGTGGAGGTCATCGGCGGCACCGGACTGGTCGTGCCGCCGCGCAATCCGCGGGCGCTCGCCGAGGCGTGCGTGGCGCTGCTGCGCGATCCCGAGCGCCGTGCACGCCTGGGCGCCGCCGCCCGCGCACGCGCGCTCGAACTCTTCACGGTCGAGCAGAACACCGCGGCATTTCACGGCATTTACCTGGAGATCGTCTCGCAGTGCCCGGTCCGCCGTGTCGTCCTCGACGCCACCGGAGAACCCCTGCCGTTCGGTGACCCCGCCGAAGCCCACGTCCCCGGCCGCTGGACCGACCCGGCAGCCCGCGTGGCGGCCCGCGGCGGCCCCGGCTGGGCGACGGGACGGCCGCCGGTACGCGCGGGCGGCCCCGTACCCGCGACGGAGGGAGCACGATGA
- a CDS encoding DUF3152 domain-containing protein, with protein sequence MGRHSRRGPAPKGAVKGEPSEGTPAPRSAPRGPDGSSVRGVGRAPDGPSGRGAPRIPDGTPAHGFPRLADGAPARGVPRIPEGTPAHGFPRLADGTPAHGFPRLPDGTPAHGFPRLPDGTPAHGTPRYADGTPARGVPQVRGGHPEQREPGGGWGEPRGRGGGGYGAPAGPGASIPRQRQAPPGGPRQDYVDAFGADVDVFSPRAPTSSDPYASVTHWSGATGIANDTEGDADDAPPTGEPAQAKGGKGRTFTGIAALAVTTVLAVVVAGQVTGSRDDDGVQSQSATDQARDARDGAARADGQPTPSTAPSAATLTYAQKMDQKYPLSATLDGSGKFDAIAGIDKAPGTGQKYTYRVDVEQGLGLDGELFAQAVQKTLNDDRSWAHNGARTFERIYSGKPDFVITLASPGTTAEWCAKSGLDTTEDNVSCDSASTERVMINAYRWAQGSKTYGDQMHAYRQMLINHEIGHRLEYNHVTCDKNGDLAPVMQQQTKFLNHDGIRCRANPWPYPGS encoded by the coding sequence GTGGGACGCCACAGTCGGCGCGGACCTGCGCCCAAGGGCGCGGTCAAGGGTGAGCCTTCCGAGGGCACTCCAGCGCCTCGGAGTGCGCCGAGGGGTCCTGACGGTTCCTCTGTTCGGGGTGTGGGGAGGGCTCCTGACGGTCCCTCGGGTCGCGGTGCGCCGAGGATTCCTGACGGCACGCCGGCGCACGGCTTTCCGAGGCTTGCGGATGGGGCGCCCGCTCGGGGTGTTCCCAGGATTCCCGAAGGCACGCCGGCCCACGGCTTTCCGAGGCTTGCGGATGGGACGCCCGCGCATGGTTTCCCCAGGCTTCCCGACGGAACCCCTGCGCATGGTTTCCCGCGGCTTCCCGACGGCACTCCCGCTCACGGCACCCCCCGTTATGCCGACGGCACACCCGCGCGCGGGGTCCCTCAAGTTCGGGGTGGCCACCCCGAGCAGCGGGAACCCGGTGGGGGCTGGGGTGAGCCGAGGGGGCGCGGCGGGGGTGGGTACGGGGCTCCGGCCGGGCCCGGCGCCTCGATACCGCGACAGCGGCAGGCGCCTCCGGGCGGGCCACGCCAGGACTACGTCGACGCCTTCGGTGCGGACGTCGACGTCTTCTCACCCCGTGCGCCCACCTCCTCCGACCCGTACGCCTCCGTCACCCACTGGTCCGGGGCGACCGGCATCGCGAACGACACCGAGGGCGACGCCGACGACGCGCCGCCCACCGGCGAGCCCGCGCAGGCCAAGGGCGGCAAGGGGCGGACCTTCACGGGGATCGCGGCCCTCGCGGTCACGACCGTGCTGGCCGTCGTCGTGGCCGGCCAGGTCACCGGCAGCCGTGACGACGACGGCGTGCAGTCCCAGTCCGCCACCGACCAGGCCCGGGACGCCCGTGACGGTGCCGCGCGCGCGGACGGGCAGCCGACGCCCTCCACGGCGCCGAGCGCGGCGACGCTGACGTATGCGCAGAAGATGGACCAGAAATACCCGCTCAGCGCCACGCTCGACGGCTCGGGCAAGTTCGACGCGATCGCCGGTATCGACAAGGCCCCGGGGACGGGACAGAAGTACACCTACCGCGTGGACGTGGAGCAAGGGCTGGGGCTCGACGGTGAACTCTTCGCGCAGGCCGTGCAGAAGACGCTCAACGACGACCGGAGCTGGGCCCACAACGGCGCCCGTACCTTCGAGCGCATCTACTCCGGCAAGCCCGACTTCGTGATCACGCTCGCCAGCCCCGGCACCACCGCCGAGTGGTGCGCCAAGTCCGGCCTGGACACGACCGAGGACAACGTGTCCTGCGACTCGGCGTCGACCGAGCGCGTGATGATCAACGCGTATCGATGGGCGCAGGGGTCGAAGACGTACGGCGATCAAATGCATGCGTACCGGCAGATGCTGATCAACCATGAGATCGGCCACCGGCTCGAGTACAACCACGTCACCTGCGACAAGAACGGCGACCTCGCCCCGGTCATGCAGCAGCAGACCAAGTTCCTCAACCACGACGGGATCCGCTGCCGGGCCAACCCCTGGCCGTATCCCGGGAGTTGA
- a CDS encoding alpha/beta fold hydrolase, with amino-acid sequence MSSTELPSAPASSALPKVSPVRVAEGERLRSVRLPGITLTVRSRPAARAGLPPALYVHGLGGSSQNWSGLMPLLDAHVDSEALDLPGFGDSPPPDDGDYSVTAHARAVIRYLDSSGRGPVHLFGNSLGGAITTRVAAVRPDLVRTLTLVSPALPELRVQPTAVPTALLALPGVASLFTRYSRDWSAEQRVRGVMALCYGDRARVTPEEFDNAVQEMARRLQLPYFWDALARSARGIVNAYTLGGQHGLWRQAERVLAPTLLIYGGRDQLVGYRMSQKAARSFRSSRLVSLPDAGHVAMMEYPEVVARTFQELLADTGELSAVTGTAVETAGS; translated from the coding sequence ATGTCTTCGACCGAGCTCCCATCCGCGCCGGCCAGCAGTGCGCTCCCCAAGGTGTCGCCCGTCAGGGTCGCCGAGGGTGAGCGGCTCAGGTCGGTGCGGCTGCCGGGAATCACGCTGACGGTCCGGTCGAGGCCCGCGGCTCGCGCAGGTCTGCCGCCCGCGCTGTACGTCCATGGACTCGGCGGTTCCTCGCAGAACTGGTCGGGGCTGATGCCGCTGCTCGATGCGCATGTCGACAGCGAGGCCCTCGATCTGCCCGGCTTCGGCGATTCCCCGCCACCGGACGACGGCGACTACTCCGTCACCGCCCATGCTCGGGCGGTGATCCGCTATCTCGACTCCTCCGGGCGCGGGCCCGTGCACCTCTTCGGCAACTCGCTCGGCGGCGCGATCACCACCCGCGTCGCCGCCGTGCGCCCCGATCTGGTGCGTACGCTCACGCTTGTGTCGCCCGCCCTTCCCGAACTGCGTGTCCAGCCCACCGCCGTCCCGACGGCCCTGCTGGCGCTGCCCGGTGTGGCGAGCCTGTTCACCCGGTACAGCAGGGACTGGTCCGCGGAGCAGCGGGTGCGCGGGGTGATGGCGCTCTGCTACGGCGATCGCGCGCGTGTGACGCCCGAGGAGTTCGACAACGCCGTGCAGGAGATGGCGCGGCGGCTGCAACTGCCGTACTTCTGGGACGCGTTGGCACGCTCCGCGCGCGGGATCGTCAACGCTTACACGCTGGGCGGCCAGCACGGGCTGTGGCGCCAGGCCGAGCGCGTCCTCGCGCCGACCCTTCTCATATACGGCGGCCGGGACCAGCTCGTCGGCTACCGCATGAGCCAGAAGGCGGCCCGTTCCTTCCGCTCCTCCCGGCTGGTGTCCTTGCCGGACGCCGGGCACGTGGCCATGATGGAGTACCCCGAGGTGGTGGCGCGGACCTTCCAGGAACTCCTCGCCGACACCGGTGAGTTGAGTGCCGTCACGGGGACCGCCGTCGAGACCGCGGGGAGCTGA
- a CDS encoding TetR/AcrR family transcriptional regulator, producing MTAIEQTEAARPRGTRLPRRARRNQLLGAAQEVFVAQGYHAAAMDDIAERAGVSKPVLYQHFPGKLDLYLALLDQHCESLIQAVRHALASTTDNKQRVRATMDAYFAYVEDDGGAFRLVFESDLTNEPAVRERVDKVTIECAEAIRDVIAEDTGLSNAESMLLASGLGGLAQVVARSWLHSDRSVPRDEAVQLLTSLAWRGIAGFPLHGSEHH from the coding sequence GTGACAGCCATCGAGCAGACAGAGGCGGCACGCCCGAGGGGCACGCGCCTGCCGCGCCGGGCCCGGCGGAACCAGTTGCTGGGCGCCGCCCAGGAAGTCTTCGTGGCACAGGGCTACCACGCGGCCGCGATGGACGACATCGCCGAGCGCGCCGGCGTCAGCAAGCCGGTGCTCTACCAGCACTTCCCGGGCAAGCTCGACCTCTACCTCGCCCTGCTGGACCAGCACTGCGAGTCCCTGATCCAGGCCGTACGCCACGCGCTCGCGTCGACGACCGACAACAAGCAGCGCGTACGGGCGACGATGGACGCGTACTTCGCGTACGTCGAGGACGACGGCGGCGCCTTCCGCCTGGTCTTCGAGTCCGACCTGACGAACGAGCCCGCGGTACGCGAGCGCGTCGACAAGGTCACGATCGAGTGCGCCGAGGCGATCCGCGACGTCATCGCCGAGGACACCGGCCTCTCGAACGCGGAGTCGATGCTGCTGGCCTCTGGTCTCGGCGGCCTCGCCCAGGTCGTGGCCCGCTCCTGGCTGCACAGCGACCGCAGCGTCCCGCGCGACGAGGCGGTCCAACTGCTGACCTCACTGGCCTGGCGGGGCATCGCCGGCTTCCCGCTGCACGGCAGCGAGCACCACTGA
- a CDS encoding DUF3107 domain-containing protein — protein MEVKIGVQHAPREIVLESGQSAEEVERAVSDALAGKSALLSLVDEHGRKVLVPADRLAYVELGEPAPRKVGFGAL, from the coding sequence GTGGAGGTCAAGATCGGCGTGCAGCACGCGCCCCGCGAGATCGTTCTGGAGAGCGGTCAGAGCGCCGAGGAGGTCGAGCGGGCGGTGTCCGACGCGCTGGCCGGCAAGTCGGCGCTGCTGAGCCTCGTGGACGAGCACGGCCGCAAGGTCCTGGTCCCGGCGGACCGCCTCGCCTACGTCGAGCTCGGCGAGCCGGCGCCGCGCAAGGTGGGCTTCGGCGCGCTGTAG
- a CDS encoding ferritin-like domain-containing protein → MRFMTTSDKPDNASDVPAEATGVAAQDWAKAAADPQYRAAVVDLLGALAYGELAAFERLAEDAKLAPTLADKAELAKMASAEFHHFERLRDRLTEIGEEPTRAMEPFVAALDGFHKQTAPSDWLEGLVKAYVGDSIASDFYREVAARLDADTRELVLAVLDDTGHAGFAVEKVRAAIDADPRVGGRLALWARRLMGEALSQSQRVVADRDALSTMLVGGVADGFDLAEVGRMFSRITEAHTKRMAALGLAA, encoded by the coding sequence GTGCGCTTCATGACGACCTCTGACAAGCCTGACAACGCCTCCGACGTCCCTGCCGAAGCCACCGGAGTCGCCGCCCAGGACTGGGCGAAGGCCGCCGCCGACCCGCAGTACCGCGCCGCGGTCGTCGACCTGCTCGGCGCGCTCGCCTATGGAGAGCTGGCGGCGTTCGAGCGGCTGGCGGAGGACGCCAAGCTGGCGCCGACGCTGGCGGACAAGGCGGAGCTGGCGAAGATGGCGTCGGCCGAGTTCCACCACTTCGAGCGGTTGCGCGACCGGCTCACGGAGATCGGTGAGGAGCCGACGCGGGCGATGGAGCCGTTCGTCGCCGCGCTGGACGGCTTCCACAAGCAGACGGCGCCTTCGGACTGGCTGGAGGGGCTGGTCAAGGCGTACGTCGGCGACTCGATCGCCAGCGACTTCTACCGTGAGGTCGCCGCGCGGCTCGACGCGGACACGCGCGAGCTGGTGCTGGCTGTGCTGGACGACACGGGGCATGCCGGGTTCGCCGTGGAGAAGGTGCGGGCGGCGATCGACGCGGATCCGCGGGTGGGGGGGCGGCTTGCGCTGTGGGCGCGGCGGTTGATGGGGGAGGCGTTGTCGCAGTCTCAGCGGGTGGTGGCTGACCGGGACGCGTTGTCGACGATGTTGGTGGGTGGGGTTGCCGACGGGTTCGATCTTGCGGAGGTCGGGCGGATGTTTTCGCGGATCACTGAGGCGCATACGAAGCGGATGGCTGCGTTGGGGTTGGCGGCGTAG
- a CDS encoding DEAD/DEAH box helicase yields the protein MTLPVALTGTDVIGQAKTGTGKTLGFGLPLLERVTVPADVEAGRAKPEALTDAPQALVVVPTRELCTQVTNDLLTAGKVRNVRVLAIYGGRAYEPQVEALKKGVDVVVGTPGRLLDLAGQKKLNLKHIKALVLDEADEMLDLGFLPDVEKIINMLPARRQTMLFSATMPGAVIGLARRYMSQPTHIRATAPDDEGQTVRNTAQFVYRAHNMDKPEMVARILQADGRGLVMVFCRTKRTAADLADQLQQRGFASGAVHGDLGQGAREQALRAFRNGKVDVLVCTDVAARGIDVEGVTHVINYQSPEDEKTYLHRIGRTGRAGAKGIAITLVDWDDIPRWQLINKALELNFNDPPETYSSSPHLFEELNIPAGTKGVLPRSERTRAGLAAEAVEDLGETGGRGGPRGRGGRDGRGGRDESRSADRERQARTPRRRRRTRGGSEQDETAPSGTTPVADTPAETTADDVTAPRTPRRRRRTRGGAAEPLTTATEPTTAEPAATAVATAEGPALDAPETPAKPRRRRTRKSTEPATATEDTQTASAVQVSEAPAATEAPETDAPAPRRRTRKATAAAETAVDTAEGAEETKPRRTRKTAAAAEAAVDTAEGTEAKPRRTRKAAATTEAPESTEAKPRRTRKTAAETAVDTADGTEEAKPKVRRTRKTAAAAETAVETAEGTEETKPRRTRKTAAAAEAAVDTAEGAEAKPRRTRKTAAAVDAVDGTEEAKPTVRRTRKTAAAAEAAVDTAEGTEAKPRRTRKAAATTEAPEATEPKPRRTRKAAAAVETAEIPAQATQEPDAAAPRRRIRKATASTEAPETTEPKPRRTRTRKATAAVEPAEG from the coding sequence ATGACGCTCCCCGTCGCCCTCACGGGCACCGACGTCATCGGCCAGGCCAAGACCGGCACCGGCAAGACGCTGGGCTTCGGCCTTCCGCTGCTCGAGCGCGTCACCGTCCCCGCAGACGTCGAGGCGGGCCGCGCCAAGCCCGAGGCCCTCACCGACGCCCCGCAGGCGCTCGTCGTGGTCCCCACGCGCGAGCTGTGCACCCAGGTGACGAACGACCTGCTGACCGCGGGCAAGGTGCGCAACGTCCGCGTGCTCGCCATCTACGGCGGCCGGGCGTACGAGCCTCAGGTCGAGGCCCTCAAGAAGGGCGTCGACGTCGTCGTCGGCACCCCGGGCCGGCTGCTCGACCTCGCGGGCCAGAAGAAGCTCAACCTCAAGCACATCAAGGCGCTCGTCCTCGACGAGGCCGACGAGATGCTCGACCTGGGCTTCCTGCCCGACGTCGAGAAGATCATCAACATGCTTCCGGCCCGTCGTCAGACGATGCTGTTCTCGGCGACCATGCCGGGCGCGGTCATTGGTCTCGCGCGCCGCTACATGTCGCAGCCCACGCACATCCGCGCCACCGCGCCGGACGACGAGGGCCAGACGGTCCGCAACACCGCGCAGTTCGTCTACCGCGCGCACAACATGGACAAGCCGGAGATGGTCGCGCGCATACTGCAGGCCGACGGCCGCGGTCTCGTGATGGTCTTCTGCCGTACGAAGCGGACGGCGGCGGACCTCGCCGACCAGCTGCAGCAGCGCGGCTTCGCCTCCGGCGCGGTCCACGGCGACCTCGGCCAGGGCGCCCGCGAGCAGGCGCTGCGCGCCTTCCGCAACGGCAAGGTCGACGTCCTCGTCTGCACCGATGTCGCAGCTCGCGGCATCGACGTCGAGGGCGTGACCCACGTCATCAACTACCAGTCCCCCGAGGACGAGAAGACGTACCTGCACCGCATCGGCCGTACGGGCCGCGCGGGCGCCAAGGGCATCGCGATCACCCTCGTCGACTGGGACGACATCCCGCGCTGGCAGCTGATCAACAAGGCGCTGGAGCTGAACTTCAACGACCCGCCGGAGACGTACTCCAGCTCCCCGCACCTCTTCGAGGAACTGAACATCCCCGCGGGCACCAAGGGTGTTCTGCCGCGCTCGGAGCGCACACGCGCCGGGCTCGCGGCCGAGGCGGTCGAGGACCTCGGCGAGACGGGCGGACGTGGCGGTCCGCGCGGCCGCGGTGGCCGTGACGGCCGTGGCGGTCGGGACGAATCCCGCTCCGCCGACCGTGAGCGCCAGGCCCGCACGCCGCGTCGCCGCCGCCGTACACGCGGCGGGTCCGAACAGGACGAGACGGCTCCCAGCGGTACGACCCCTGTCGCGGACACCCCGGCGGAGACCACCGCGGACGACGTGACCGCTCCCCGCACCCCGCGCCGGCGTCGCCGCACCCGCGGCGGAGCGGCGGAGCCGCTGACGACGGCCACGGAGCCGACGACCGCCGAGCCCGCGGCAACCGCCGTGGCGACCGCGGAGGGCCCCGCCCTGGACGCCCCCGAGACCCCGGCCAAGCCGCGCCGCCGCCGTACGCGCAAGTCGACGGAGCCGGCCACGGCCACCGAGGACACGCAGACCGCGTCCGCCGTACAGGTGTCGGAGGCTCCGGCCGCCACCGAGGCCCCCGAGACCGACGCTCCCGCCCCGCGCCGCCGCACCCGCAAGGCCACGGCCGCCGCGGAGACCGCGGTCGACACGGCGGAGGGCGCGGAGGAGACCAAGCCCCGCCGCACCCGCAAGACCGCGGCTGCCGCCGAAGCAGCGGTCGACACGGCCGAAGGCACGGAGGCCAAGCCGCGCCGCACGCGCAAGGCTGCCGCCACCACCGAGGCACCGGAGTCCACCGAGGCGAAGCCGCGCCGTACGCGCAAGACGGCGGCCGAGACCGCTGTCGACACCGCCGACGGCACGGAGGAAGCCAAGCCCAAGGTCCGCCGCACCCGTAAAACCGCGGCTGCCGCGGAAACCGCGGTCGAGACGGCCGAGGGCACGGAGGAGACCAAGCCTCGCCGCACCCGCAAGACCGCGGCTGCCGCCGAAGCAGCGGTCGACACGGCCGAAGGTGCGGAGGCCAAGCCGCGCCGCACCCGCAAGACCGCCGCCGCGGTCGACGCCGTCGACGGCACGGAGGAGGCCAAGCCCACGGTCCGCCGCACCCGCAAGACCGCGGCAGCCGCCGAAGCAGCGGTCGACACGGCCGAAGGCACGGAGGCCAAGCCGCGCCGCACCCGCAAAGCTGCCGCCACCACCGAGGCGCCGGAAGCCACGGAGCCCAAGCCGCGTCGTACCCGCAAGGCCGCCGCCGCCGTCGAGACGGCGGAGATTCCGGCGCAGGCCACGCAGGAGCCGGATGCTGCCGCCCCGCGCCGCCGTATCCGCAAGGCCACGGCGTCCACCGAGGCGCCGGAGACCACGGAGCCGAAGCCGCGCCGCACGCGTACGCGTAAGGCCACGGCCGCCGTGGAGCCCGCTGAGGGCTGA